From Maniola hyperantus chromosome 21, iAphHyp1.2, whole genome shotgun sequence, the proteins below share one genomic window:
- the LOC117992299 gene encoding uncharacterized protein produces the protein MAKVEQPIFILPKKRNGKKAITIAGHVDHIITVQGVGDNELPSKYKNGLSPVSEHVVNGTIHSTMDGLKSNMKINLPIINDVNDEDPNETNSQSDQKLQKNGYQSLSTINSSREIIDLSPIYENSSDACSSHGDLREFNDSEMQRSCRILNSDNNESSCATPNSLSQTQSENSFEMGPMTDSLKNSAKRRKRVNIAPGIVETDNTDTEITALRVESEGSISPECSLSENRDGYLTMTGTIKRGKKKGQSVDVKLNISREELEIIEAAIVAEEYNKMDVSKCSLYNGPHIFLFSLLCIPFVACISAMYSFYMGTMAWYNIFTHVTEDFSCIKKVLLAPLVILSYPFLIVIFTVGLGLYAGIAQLTFSGANWWKDVSDFEKGFYGWLCNTLGMSECSPYEVVVLMDVKS, from the exons ATGGCTAAGGTGGAGCAGCCCATATTTATTCTGCCTAAGAAGCGTAATGGCAAAAAAGCAATCACGATAGCCGGTCATGTTGACCACATTATTACTGTACAG GGAGTTGGTGACAACGAATTgccatcaaaatataaaaacggTCTATCACCCGTTTCTGAACATGTAGTGAATGGCACCATACACTCAACAATGGACGGGCTCAAGTCCAACATGAAGATAAACCTCCCAATTATCAATGATGTCAATGATGAGGACCCCAATGAAACTAATTCTCAGTCAGATCAGAAGCTCCAGAAAAATGGCTACCAGAGTCTATCCACTATCAACAGCAGTcgagaaataattgatttatcACCAATATATGAAAATTCTTCTGATGCATGCTCCAGCCACGGTGACTTGCGTGAATTTAACGACAGTGAAATGCAACGGAGCTGTAGAATCCTAAATTCTGACAACAATGAAAGTTCTTGCGCTACACCCAACAGTCTATCCCAAACTCAGTCAGAAAATAGCTTCGAAATGGGACCAATGACTGACAGCCTTAAAAACAGCGCTAAAAGGCGAAAGCGAGTAAACATTGCCCCAGGGATTGTCGAAACCGACAATACTGACACTGAAATCACTGCTCTAAGGGTAGAATCGGAAGGATCAATTTCGCCCGAATGTTCTTTATCCGAAAATAGAGATGGGTATTTAACTATGACTGGGACCATCAAGAGAGGTAAGAAAAAAGGCCAAAGTGTTGATGTAAAGTTGAACATATCACGGGAAGAACTTGAGATTATCGAAGCAGCAATCGTAGCCGAGGAATACAATAAAATGGATGTTTCCAAGTGTTCACTCTATAACGGAccacatatatttttatttagcttaCTCTGCATTCCATTTGTTGCATGTATTTCCGCTATGTACTCATTCTACATGGGTACAATGGCTtggtataatatatttacacaTGTTACGGAAGATTTTAGCTGTATCAAAAAGGTGTTATTGGCACCTTTAGTGATTTTGTCGTATCCGTTTTTGATAGTAATTTTTACTGTAGGATTAGGGTTATACGCTGGTATAGCTCAGCTAACTTTCAGTGGTGCAAATTGGTGGAAGGATGTAAGCGACTTTGAGAAAGGTTTCTATGGTTGGCTGTGTAACACTCTTGGTATGTCTGAATGTAGTCCATATGAGGTAGTTGTTTTGATGGATGTAAAATCTTAA
- the LOC117992300 gene encoding 3-hydroxyacyl-CoA dehydrogenase type-2-like gives MLKGLVSLVTGGASGLGKATVERLVQNGGKVVILDIQGSRAQEVAKTLGEDVHVTVGCVTSEEDVKKALDLAETKFGRLDSLVNCAGYAQTSQVYNFNKDKECGLDTFVKCVNVNTIGTFNTIRLAAGLIGKNKPTEDGHRGVIINTASTIAYEGDIGQAGYAASSAAIIGMTLPIARDLSSQGIRVMTIAPGVFDTPLVTYLPEKMLEFIKRMTPFPSRLGKPEEFAHLVTSIIENPMLNGAVIRLDGAQRWFPL, from the exons ATGCTAAAG GGTCTAGTGAGTCTGGTGACCGGCGGAGCTTCAGGTCTGGGTAAAGCAACTGTAGAAAGGCTAGTACAGAATGGAGGGAAGGTTGTCATACTAGATATACAAGGGTCAAGGGCACAAGAAGTAGCGAAAACACTTGGCGAAGACGTACATGTTACCGTAGGCTGT GTGACATCAGAAGAAGATGTGAAAAAAGCATTAGATCTAGCTGAGACAAAGTTTGGAAGGTTAGACTCACTGGTCAACTGTGCAGGATATGCGCAGACAAGTCAAGTGTATAACTTTAATAAGGACAAGGAATGTGGATTGGACACATTTGTCAAATGTGTAAAT GTAAACACAATAGGCACATTCAATACAATTCGGCTAGCAGCAGGGCTAATAGGTAAAAACAAACCGACAGAGGATGGACACAGAGGTGTTATAATCAACACAGCATCAACAATTGCCTATGAGGGTGATATAGGACAAGCGGGGTATGCCGCATCCTCTGCAGCTATCATTGGCATGACGCTACCAATTGCTAGAGATCTGTCTTCACAGGGGATCAGAGTTATGACTATAGCACCAG GTGTATTTGACACTCCACTAGTTACGTACCTACCAGAGAAGATGTTAGAATTCATAAAGCGCATGACCCCTTTCCCCTCCAGACTGGGCAAGCCAGAGGAATTCGCGCATTTAGTCACCAGTATAATAGAGAACCCTATGCTTAATGGAGCAGTTATAAGGTTGGATGGTGCACAGAGGTGGTTTCctttataa